DNA sequence from the Pseudophryne corroboree isolate aPseCor3 chromosome 6, aPseCor3.hap2, whole genome shotgun sequence genome:
ttcggtccgcttcctggaccaccttctttggggacgtctctcgccaagtacactcgctggcaaagtgccctgtttgccgacatttcttgcagggcgtcacagcggccttcttgcgccccttctcccggcgctcttctttttcatgctggaccgaccgctgcaccatcttcaggatgtctgccccagacaccgtcacccagtcgctctggtccgcacacgtccgggggtgagtcttctccggagccgtccgcagggaggtcttcttggtggcgttccacatcgtgtccgtgatccggtctctttgatcctgccgactacgccaagtgtgagaggtgcgggggcctgcgggtgcgtgtggtggtgcctgctgctgtgcaggtgtagactcggtactcaccaggcgccgctctctctcaccttcaggtaccggaaccttcaacggacctggaattcttcaggcggatccggacacggcgattacctcttggagctgaccgtcgaccgagctgaggagagaatggtctacattaaagggggtatcgaccctgcttccggtggaacaggggataccccaggggtggctgcgaccttcaccggctgggtgaatggtcatcaccggcacaaagcctcagctacccagctttcacacactcgcgctttcgcacgtagtgtgatgaaagggattctcacgtccatgagcaatcctaactccggcgctcggggacaaacaagggacagacgtacacggatgctactcaccgtcacaagtcttgcactccgatcttctccacttacaggtccctgtaaggaggcaaagagaaacagccgtgcagggcctaactctgacctagtgtcacaccctatactatctacaacggcggagccctcaaactagctctgtgggtgtggtgcaacacaactatgcacaacttacacaacacatacactttgccctgcacggtaacaacatatatcacactatcggagttacaacataaaacggtgctgtcccttttctacccgactcagaacacccagtagtggggaccgcacagctcacccacctaccgtactctcagggtggcctgagcctaacgcccagtgccacctttactcacctcggggaaaacactgcttcgctgggcctggcgccccctaactgcacacaggccggaggcctgacttcacccacgggcctagcgcccgcctaacttgctgcccgttgggtgacctgggccttgtgcccagggtcaccttatctgtacttactggccaaaatacgctagggcctagcgccctctaatgtcccaacaggcctattgcctgaactgcccctcgggcctaatgcccgcctaactgtgcccacaggccggtggcctgactattctcatgggcctagtgcccaacatgtgccccccaggcctagtgcctgcctatctggtgccgcaggggttgggtggcttgggcctaatgcccaaaccacctaatcagacaaatgacccccaatctcctaactgcgccacaggcctagtgcctgacttgtgcccgcgggcctaatgcccgtccctggtggtcgagggaggaagaggggaggatagcctcactgaggccttacctaacccgagggcctccgacaccgtcttctgccgctgacccgtcctggccagcggcgtcgcctccgctgctccgcgtccagccgccgctggacatctccttcctgggacccgacgtcttccggcctcttcagcagccaccggagctcttctccccgcggccgtcgtcgtctcctttctgcggcggcgtcttcctccttcttcgcgctcttctgcgcgcgcaacctcttcggctcccgcccgtgtCTTCTGTCCTCGCCGTGGCCTCCTTcgctccgtcccgcccggcgtctgacgtcactggggaatcttcacccgttggttccggctccgaggaaatgggcacctgcgaattaacttcaagcaaggccttccgctccatttccctggtttcctcctcccatctctgggcgcgacccacgggcctagcgcccgcctaacttgctgcccgttgggtgacctgggccttgtgcccagggtcaccttatctgtacttactggccaaaatacgctagggcctagcgccctctaatgtcccaacaggcctattgcctgaactgcccctcgggcctaatgcccgcctaactgtgcccacaggccggtggcctgactattctcatgggcctagtgcccaacatgtgccccccaggcctagtgcctgcctatctggtgccgcaggggttgggtggcttgggcctaatgcccaaaccacctaatcagacaaatgacccccaatctcctaactgcgccacaggcctagtgcctgacttgtgcccgcgggcctaatgcccgtccatggtggtcgagggaggaagaggggaggatagcctcactgaggccttacctaacccgagggcctccgacaccgtcttctgccgctgacccgtcctggccagcggcgtcgcctccgctgctccgcgtccagccgctgctggacatctccttcctggggcccgacgtcttccggcctcttcagcggccaccggagctcttctccccgcggccgtcgtcgtctcctttctgcggcggcgtcttcctccttcttcgcgctcttctgcgcgcgcaacctcttcggctcccgcccgtgtCTTCTGTCCTCGtcgctcttcagcgcggcctccttcgctccgtcccgcccggcgtctgacgtcagacgccgggggcggggcctatgacgcggcgagcgccgattggctcgccgcgtctctctcctattggctgccgctccgggagccgtgattggctcccggagggtgccaacattcaaatgcccccgcagtctctggtccggtgcagggaaaagggtaatccctgcaccggacacccgccgccgccacacactgacaggcgctggggacagacaagctgtccccgcgctgtcagagacattgtcccgcaggggacacaggcgctctggctgctgcagctggaatgtgtcctgtaaaacaggacacattcccacattgagacagttgtacactgtgtagactcagtgactcagtggatggatctgattcatgcagcataagcctgcaggaggtggagcccctgtggtacagggctctcagctcagtgctcactgatcctgctcagtgtgcttgtgggtggcaaactccctggaggctagatagtggataatataataaatacaagGCCACCTAAGAAAAAGCCCACCTAAAAtaaccaattagcaaagtatgcaaagtaaaaaaaaatgtttttatttggtttagttacagactgaatgatgtgtttcatggctgttaagctttctctcctcagccagaagtaatgtgcatattctgtaactagtatgcaataagtggttattaatatatcaacataacactgaatcaatgttaatatattattaacaatcagtgcataagcagctgcctcccccagatacactgcacaatcactgcagctgaataactccctccatgagtccagcactgatctgccagcactggcaactcactgattcatgtgcagtctctgcaacacattccagtacaaatgagtcatgactcatgtgccgagacactgactcgagacacttcactgaactgagtcatgtgtctcaactcagttcagtgaatcactttgcccatgacaatTGCGATCAGTGAGAATAAGTAACGCCTCACTTAGCTGCCCTTTATTAAGGGGAAGGCGGACCTGATGGGTGACTGTGAGAACCTTGGCAGGAGGAGTCATGTATTGCCTTTCCTTTCTTTCACAGGCACGCCCCAAATGTTGCAGCAGCACAGTTTAGGATTTCTAATGTATTTCTGGTTATTCATTGCACTGAGCTGTTTGATACACGTTCACCTCAGCAATTAGGCTACCGTACTGCCAATCACAATGTTTAAATCACTGTAGAGTTccgtatatagatttttttttaattgctataTTTCATATTAATGTTTTAGAAGCATATTCGTACACATATTATAATGTAAATAATATGCTACGAGACGTTCAAGGAAATCCTGATATGCGTtctataaatcaatcaatcaatcctttcAGCTACAGGGTGATGTGTGTTTGAGTAGTCACAACATAATAACCATAACGTCAATTCTTTAACGACTGATATATAAACTGTTACTATCACTGTGCTGCAACAATATTATTGAACTATCACATACTATAGATACATCTGCACTCAGAAGAGATTCAAGCTGCAGTGTTACCATGAATTGCACGGATAACAGAGATTGATTGACATACCCTTTTGTTTTCTATCAGTAATGACGATCCCTGGCATATATAAATAAACAgcaaatgtatattatatatatgtactactaaACTTTATGTGTGGACATGTGGAAAAAGTAGGACAGCCTGAAATATCTAAAAAATAGTAGTTAATAGTCTAACCCAGTGTTTTccaggcttggacacaggtgacttaattagcacctcagttactttgatttaaccatctgtgctgaagcctggatatcactaaaacctgcactgttggtgtgccttgaggaccccgGTTGGGAATGCCTCGTCTAACCACTCCAATACAATACCTGGAATGGAGTCATTAAAGGTTAGATAAGTAAAAGATAACATTTTTAAAAAGTTACTGTTTATCGATCAGATTAGGGGCAGAAGCTAATTTCTAGctatagagtatcacatatctattATCTTATCCCCGTGTGATTCATTGATCTTTTAACTGCTACCATAATAGTTATGAAGCCGAACTCTCATGAGCACAACAGACATAATACATGCCTTAATGTTTTGACTTTATTTTTTCAATGTACCTGATATATTTCCCAAATACATAACGCGTGTATTGGAACAGCAAATGTCCCGCACACATCCGCCTTCAGATAGGAAGATGAATATTCAAAATGGACCAATGAGTGTCGACCAGATTTCGGCGGGACAAAACAAAATCACCCCAATGCCTTGCCGCTCCTGTCTAGTCACTGTAACGGCTAAAAGTTGCCTGGCTCCCGGGCTCGGTCTGCGTGCCAGCTCTGCGCTTCGGTCTCTCCCTCTCATAATGAGCGCCGCTGATGCTGTACGCAGCCAGTCCCGATCCGGAACACTGCTGCTCAGCCGCCCCTGTATCTCTGTTATTCTGCGGAGCAAGGCAGGCATGTGTGCCTGAGCAAGCATTGTATGATCACCAAGCTCTCGGAAACGGGTGTCTAATAATGGATTGGGTTGGATATAACTGCACTGATACCGGAGTTTGCATCCTGGTGTTAAGGTGCGATGATACAGTAAAAGTAgcaccagggccagtgctagggtgtccaacgcctccctgcaaactacaaatttgcgccctctctcccatacttaagggacagtgcgcaccgaagatgCGTGCCACAAAGGGGtggggtctcacaaagaaggggcgtatccatacaatagtacccccaatttaaagtacaccacacagtagaacaattttatacatataaacacacacatacactgtgcccccatacacacacacagtgccaccatacacactgtgccctcatacacacatatactgtgcctccatacacacatacactgtgcccctactgtactgtatatagacagcaggactcaccctccctgtagagcTGACACTTCCTGGACACATGACTGCTCAGCACCAGTCATGTGATCTGCATTCGGGAGACCACACACAGCATCAGCTCCCTGAGCTCCGGGGACCGGGCTCACTTCCAACTGCTGGAGACTTTTTCTCAGGGGCATACTGCAGGTCCGCGGCGGCATTCTTCAGTGGGAGGAAGGCGGGTAGAGGAGGGCAACAGCGCACATGGAcgccagcagagcagggagagcgcctctccaacacagcgcctccctgcattgcaggctctgctgagcgggtagcgccggctctgataGCACACTACACAGGGCATCTTGAGAGACCAACgaccccagtggtgcaagtgggcgggtacgggtgggtacggcgtacccgtaagaatttagccgtgggtacgccgtacccacaccgacgggccgccgccgctcctcgcaccgccgctgatgtgtgagggaaggagagcgcagcctgtgcctctccttcacctcagtctccggcggctgtcatagtttaattcagcgccgattcgtgagccaatcagagctcgcggtgcgagctctgattggctcacggatcggcgctgaattaaactgtgagacacccgccggagactgaggggaaggagaggcacaggctgcgctctccttccctcacacaggacggcagcggccagcggcagcggtgagcagggaagggggggggggaggggggggggggggttatacctggcactgggggatatctggcactgggggggcatttctatctggcactgggggatatctggcactggggggcatatatacctggcactggggggcatatatacctggcactgggggatatctggcactggggggcatatatacctggcactgggggatatctggcactggggggcatatatacctggcactgggggatatctggcactgggaggcatatatacctggcactgggggatatctggcactggggggcatatatacctggcactggggggcatatatacctggcactgggggatatctggcactggggggcatatatacctggcactgggggatatctggcacaggggggcatgtatacctggcactgggggatatctggcacaggggggcatgtatacctggcactgggggatatctggcacaggggggcatgtatacctggcactgggggatatctggcactgggggggcatgtatacctggcactgggggatatctggcactgggggcatatctggcactgtaggggcatttctgtatctggcacggggggcaatgtatatctgacacagtgggggcatttgtgtatctggcactgtggggcaatgtgtatctggcactgtggggcaatgtatatctggcactgtggggcaacgtgtatctgacactgcgaggcaatgtatatctggcactctgggggcatttctgtatctggcactgtggggcaatgtgtatctggcactgttagtcaatgtgtatctggcactgtggggcaatgtatatctgtcactgtggggcaatgtgtatctggcactgtggggcaatgtatatctggcactgtggggcaatgtgtatctggcactattggggtcatacgtgtatctgcccctcccccatatgtgtatcacgcccccatttccattggccacgccccatgtggcatttgaccacacccatttttttgcgcgcgcgccttcggcgcgcgcacacagtacccgtaagacattttttctacttgcaccactgaacgaCCCTGTAGTATCTGTGATcagcagggagtcagggagatagtAACACAATTGCTACAATCTAATGATACTTTGTAACATTTCAATGAGACACAATCATTCTCTAGTTCTGCAGAAACTACACGGTCACTCACTGCTCTATGGATTGCTTTTTCTAAGCACTAACGGCGACATCCGCTATATAATGCCTATCTATTACCCCGATTTACAGCTCCTGGAATGGAGGCACAATGCAGCTTTGCAAGCAGTACATAACATAATAGCCACCGCAGTTTCAGCCCGATTAGAGAGGAGGTGGGTGGCTCTTAGAAGAGCCTTTGTGTTGATGCGAATCAAGATAAGGAGGGGTGGGACGACTACTTGGCGCTGGTGTACTTGGTGACGgccttggtgccctcggacacggcgtgcttggccagctctcccggcagcagcaggtgtacggcggtctggatctcccgggaggtgatggtggagcgcttgttgtagtgagccaggcgggaagcttcccccgcaatgcgctcaaagatgtcattgacaaaggagttcatgatgcccatagccttggaggagatgccggtgtcagggtgcacctgcttcagcaccttgtacacgtagatggcgtaactctccttcctgctcttcctacgcttctttccatctttcttctgggtcttggtCACGGCTTTTTTAGAGCCCTTCTTGGGCGCTGGAGCGGACTTGGCTGGATCAGGCATTCTCACCAACTACTTCTCTCTGCAGAGCAGACAGTAAATTGGGATGTTACAATAAGCAAACTGCCAATTGCCATTGACACACAGCGCACAGACCGTCTATATTTATTGCCTATGCAAATGAGGCGTTCACTCCTTCAGGCTTTTCTATTGGTAAACGTGTCATGTGATCTTTGTGAGCGGCATCATAGATCCCCTCCCCCAGTACATGACGAGTTTATGAGGCAACACCGCCACCTAGTGGCCAACTTCGGCATGAGCACCTATTTAAaatttatttattgtattttcCAACTATTTATTATTTGAATGGATCTCAACATAACCAGCAGCCATTTTTCATATGAGGAAACACATTAGGGCCCTGTGTATACGGCCAGGGGTTGCCTCCTGGCGTTATTATAGTTCTCCAACAGGACTGGGGCGTGTGTATGGGTGACGGTACGAAagaagggtagatgctagaatcaagtgggctaagggaccttttccgtaagggggaggagttacgacgcaagggggaggaactaggccagcgggatagttcctctactatccacgccaccaactattacctttagtaattaggtggtgagcgaagcggagcggagcgagccaccgtgcccgaagcgtggcgagcgaagcgagcccgcgagggtacttttcgggtaccctgttcgcccgtagctcctccccctggtgacgtagctcctcccctcaatacgtcacaaggtccctttagcccctccgatatagaaccaaccgtacgAGAAGCCAATCAGTGCGCAGCGCCTTCCGGTACGTCATCGCGTAGGCACGCGCACTCCTGCTATGCGCTGCACGCTGCGGCCTGTACGTGGATTTGGAGCAGCGGTCTCGAGTGAAAACCATCAACAGGGTGAGAGCGGACTAACCCGGCCTAAACATGAGCAAGAGGAAAGCGCCGCAGGAAAGCCTGAATGAGGGGATAACGGACTTCCTCGTAGGTGAGAGAGAAGGGAAGGTTCAGGTGTGATTATTGTGTATTCATTGTGCAGCCAAATGACATGGATCGTGTGACACACTCACACACTGCAGCAGCCACCTTCAGTGTACATTGTCACTCATAATATGCTTAACATGTGTCTATACACGTACTAGTTTCACCTATATGATAGCTGGGGATCACACTGCATACACATTACCTTTCTTGGTAAAGATGAACATTTTTTAATTGATGAAAACATGTTGGAGAATtcagacaatttaaaaaaaaaaagaaaaacctgcaGTTTCCAAGGACTCATTTCGAGTAAGGTGTCCCAAACACGGGTATGGCTGtaatgttataccccttttccactagtgatgcgggtcgcagccgggagcctgacacgggtgctactcggctgcgacccgcttcagagccccctttcccactgcactcgccaACCTGGCATATTACAGAgttggtggcgctgggagatcacatgatctcccagcaccgcccttccatacactgtgaacgggagccgtgtcgcatcgacacagcttccgtttacaccgcacagcttaccgggtaggattcctggatcacttgatccggatttttgcagagggagccgtttccactagcaa
Encoded proteins:
- the LOC134935021 gene encoding histone H2B 1.1-like: MPDPAKSAPAPKKGSKKAVTKTQKKDGKKRRKSRKESYAIYVYKVLKQVHPDTGISSKAMGIMNSFVNDIFERIAGEASRLAHYNKRSTITSREIQTAVHLLLPGELAKHAVSEGTKAVTKYTSAK